From the Methanosarcinales archaeon genome, the window CTAAGCAAGAAATAATGATGCTGGTGGGCCATATTGAGCGTTCGAAAAGAGCTGAAAGAACGAAACAGGATAACAGCAACATGTAGTCTTTGTAAGTCCCGTCTAAGAGGTAAAGAAAGCTTGTCAATTTACTGTAGGGGATATATGAAAATCCACCTCCTGCAAGATGTTCTACATTCCTGATAACTTTTCAACAGCTTCTTTTACCAGTTCAGCACCACCCTGCTCAGCAAGCAAATGACCCAAACGTGCAGCTTCTTGCTCACAGTTCTTAAGTGAGACAACCTCATCCACCTTGGCAAATCTTGTACCGTCCAGTGACAGTACTTCTGCCCTGATCCTCACATTATCACCATCAGTCTCTGCAAAAGCGGCAATAGGAACAAGGCAGCCGCCACCTAATATACCTATCACGATACGTTCAAGCTTTGTCTCAAGATTAGTCTTGGTATGGTCCAATAAAGCCGCCGCTTTGTGTGATTCTGAACCCCTGGGTGTTACAATAACAACCGTTCCCTGGTTTGCCGATGGACAAAAGTGGTCAGGATCTAGTTGATATACATCCAGTTCCCAGCCCATGCGCTGCAATCCTGCCTCTGCCAGCAGGATGCCGTCATATTGCCCTTCTTTCAATTTACGCCGTCTGGTATCGATATTTCCCCTTAGGTCCTTGATGGTCAGGTCAGGTCTGTACCTGAGCAACTGGGATCGCCTGCGCATGCTGGTAGTACCGATCACGGTGCCCTCGGGCAAATCATCCAGGGTTGAACCGTCCCTTGTCAGTAATACATCATAAGGGGAATCACGCTTCAACACTGCAGCAGTGGCTAACTCCACAGGACGCTCTGTAGGCATGTCCTTCATGCTGTGAACGGCAATATCAAGTTCACCTGAAAGCATCCTGTCATCAATATCCCGTACAAATGCACCCACACCCGGCACTTCATGCAGGGGTCTGTCAGTGAACGAGTCCCCGCTGGTCTTTATGATCTTCCTTTCGGTCTCGACTCCCTTCTCTTTCAACAGGGCTGCTACAAGGTCGGCCTGCGCCAGAGCCAGTGCACTTCCCCTGGTACCTATTATCATCAATTACGGCCTCAGGTTCTCTTCGTAGGCTTCTACTGTAGTGTTCAGGTCCTCTTCTGTATGGGCAGCAGACAGGAAGTTTGTCTCAAACTGAGACGGAGGCAGGAATACACCACTATCCAGCATCCTGTGGAAGAAATCAAAATAACCCTGCTTATCGCATTTCAGTGCATCCTGGTAATTTGCAGGATTTGGGCCAAAGAATATCTTGAACATAGAACCCACACCGCTCACATTATAATCCAATCCCTGGTCGTTCACTGAATCCCGCAGCCAGGCCCGCAAACTGTCTCCCATCTGGTTCACTTTATCATGGACCTTTTCTTTTTCCAGCACATCCAGTGTAGTAATAGCTGCTGCCAGTGACAGTGGATGACCATTAAAGGTCCCTGCCTGGTACACCTTACCAGCTGGAGAGATATGTTCCATAATTTCTTTTTTGCCACCGATCGCTCCGATGGGAAGACCGCCGCCCAATATTTTTCCAATAGTTGTCATATCAGGTATCACATCATAATATTCCTGCGCTCCACCCATGGCAAGCCTGAACCCGGTTATTACTTCATCAAAGATGAGCACAATATTATTTTCCTTTGTCAAGGCTCTGACCTCCTCGAGATAACCTTCCTCAGGAAGAATAGGGCCGATATTTCCCATTACAGGTTCCATAATTACAGCCGCTACTTCGCCGTTGTAACTATCCATTGCCTGCGCCATTGCCTCTATATCATTGAAAGGTACCTGAAGTGTGTGTTTTGTAAAATCCCTTGGTATGCCCAGTGAATCCGGTGCCCCCTGCGTGGTGGCGCCGCTTCCGGCTTTGACCAATACTGCATCATGGGCTCCATGGAATCCGCCTTCTATCTTGATGATCTTACTTTGACCAGTATATCCCCTGGCTGCCCTTATAGCTCCCATGGTGGCTTCCGTGCCTGTGGAAACGAACCTGACCATATTGATGCTGGGGTAATTGAGGCTGATACGCTGAGCCAGTTCCACTTCCATTTCTGTGGGTGTGCCATACAACCAACCATTGTCAAGCTGGTTTGTAATCGCTTCTTTAATAACCGGGTGGTTATGTCCCAGCATGAGCGGGCCGTATCCCATGCAATAATCTATGTAAGTGTTTCCGTCAACGTCTGTAAGTTTTGAACCACTTGCGCTTTTAGTATAGAATGGATAAGGGGAAATGGCCCTTACCGGACTGCTTACTCCACCGGGGAGCAGATTTTTTGCCTTGTTAAATAATTTCTTGGATTTCTCACGGGTCATATGGATACCACTGGGATGTTAATGAGTATATAACTTTTTATCTCTACCATGTTCTCTTGGTTTTCACGAATAGAATGGGATCTTTTGCATATATTTTGTTGCTTTTCTGATGATATGTTGTTGTTATTTTTCAGATTTATCATATAATTCAGATTTATCAGAAAAAGATAAGTGTTCAGAAAACAAATGGTCAGTGATAAATATGGCTGAAAACGATGAACAAAATTGTGCAGGCGATATTGGGATCGGCTGTTGTAAGGTTGAGGCTGTCATAAGCGTGGATGACAGGGGTCAGATGGTGCTCCCAAAAGACATCCGTGAGAAAGCAAAGATAAATGCCGGTGATAAATTGGCTGTGATCAGTTGGGAAAAAGACGGAGAGATATGTTGTATTTCCTTGATCAAGAACGAGGGTCTGGCACAATTAGTGAAAGAGATGCTTGGGCCTTTGATGAGCGAAATAATGAAAGATTAGGGGCTTTCAGGATGGAAGATAACAAAATGAGAAAATCGGTACGGGAAGGATATGCTAAAATAGCATTGCAGGAACGTTCCTGCTGTACACCTGTTGATCTGTGTTGTGGTGAATCTGGTGACATATTTGACATTGGTAAGAAAATCGGGTATTCTGAAGACGAACTTAAAGCAGTCCCAAAAGGAGCTAATCTTGGCCTTGGCTGTGGTAATCCTGTAG encodes:
- the hemC gene encoding hydroxymethylbilane synthase; this translates as MIIGTRGSALALAQADLVAALLKEKGVETERKIIKTSGDSFTDRPLHEVPGVGAFVRDIDDRMLSGELDIAVHSMKDMPTERPVELATAAVLKRDSPYDVLLTRDGSTLDDLPEGTVIGTTSMRRRSQLLRYRPDLTIKDLRGNIDTRRRKLKEGQYDGILLAEAGLQRMGWELDVYQLDPDHFCPSANQGTVVIVTPRGSESHKAAALLDHTKTNLETKLERIVIGILGGGCLVPIAAFAETDGDNVRIRAEVLSLDGTRFAKVDEVVSLKNCEQEAARLGHLLAEQGGAELVKEAVEKLSGM
- the hemL gene encoding glutamate-1-semialdehyde 2,1-aminomutase; this encodes MTREKSKKLFNKAKNLLPGGVSSPVRAISPYPFYTKSASGSKLTDVDGNTYIDYCMGYGPLMLGHNHPVIKEAITNQLDNGWLYGTPTEMEVELAQRISLNYPSINMVRFVSTGTEATMGAIRAARGYTGQSKIIKIEGGFHGAHDAVLVKAGSGATTQGAPDSLGIPRDFTKHTLQVPFNDIEAMAQAMDSYNGEVAAVIMEPVMGNIGPILPEEGYLEEVRALTKENNIVLIFDEVITGFRLAMGGAQEYYDVIPDMTTIGKILGGGLPIGAIGGKKEIMEHISPAGKVYQAGTFNGHPLSLAAAITTLDVLEKEKVHDKVNQMGDSLRAWLRDSVNDQGLDYNVSGVGSMFKIFFGPNPANYQDALKCDKQGYFDFFHRMLDSGVFLPPSQFETNFLSAAHTEEDLNTTVEAYEENLRP
- a CDS encoding AbrB/MazE/SpoVT family DNA-binding domain-containing protein; this encodes MAENDEQNCAGDIGIGCCKVEAVISVDDRGQMVLPKDIREKAKINAGDKLAVISWEKDGEICCISLIKNEGLAQLVKEMLGPLMSEIMKD